The proteins below are encoded in one region of Segatella copri:
- a CDS encoding helix-turn-helix domain-containing protein, whose amino-acid sequence MKRKLYITLLGLLSTIMMAAVPYCDVRKFSITDGLAANTISDLKQGKDNLMWFSTWNGLSFYDGYKFHTFRDNPDDIDVLSTNRILKIEPSYNNNVWCITYDHKLYVYDTHFCRFFAVGQKFNELFNIDLRVSQVYPLKNGATWFTSEDGKYIIRSIGKTFDERNIELIKVGEKGLRSGNVWYIHQDIHGREWVLTDKGAYIYHSKIPSKLPFKWLRGVGEDEFLATEDGKLAKYDLQNRLTMIPMPEGVTRINGLKNTGYQLLMATNLGVVIYNPRTFKFDIINVQSPSQPLAEVKKIYIDDFGMVWAFTDGIGVTLVNPKTGQTQWLFADQDDPMDRTTCESNFITQDEHKTLWVVPRGGTFSYFDRKAGKLVPYLLRSNSSGNYRIPKITKYVLSDQGILWLTGSHDLTQVVFKYHPYIINKLDVGEDEVFSVNASPDGHIWAGYYNGIIQVLNASYQSIGYLSPSGQIVPQQVNFAEKSIMSIHFDIKGRAWIGTNGNGVYLIDKMQVRHFVYDANNPSSLPFDKIQDIVADRTGRIWIGTYGGGLALVNEAADGSISFISKRNGLPWEKQHYDRIRRICCTTTGTILVGTTDGLITFSDAFTNARKINYHKTYYIPNDTTSLAANDMNNIMEHTSGKMYISQQGGLMEEIVSKSLLQDNLKMKYFHAIDVNEGIVQGMVEDNQGRIWVIRESSIDCVNPKTGQCNVFGPNDFDFNMSFSQSRPYHDPASNNISVGTPMGLITFNPATLKKSNYQPKVIFCSLHYSGEKESEPILHKDKVVIPANKRNLTINFASLDYQRKYQTRYLYRIDGFTAPGVWISNGSSNIIGFNRISHGDYVLKVRATNSHGVWSKYVAELPIEVRPTFWESIWGKFLMLLLLFGIVGAIFYTYNQRQRENVTHEMSVMKNEFYNDAANRLRTPLTLIGAPVKTVLDTEPGITRKGKELLRMVIDNANEMLVMLDKAQRYGNKADFRTNSGLSEEDYDLTEREKENGQIDDRNASDYLEEVNKQKEEKDEETERLEEMGKEQKEAQEETKLKDQTVLVVEDNADLRKFLYSILSPTYNVLLSENGKAGLVMARKEIPDFILTDVTMPVMDGLSMIHEIKQDTTLNNIPVMILSAKASVEDQQRGFDEGVDAYITKPFSTPYLLGRIEAILTQRRNIQMDVIRKLKETGDKDAIAALRILPAAAPLPALNQAETSTENEADDPNSELALIAAQMQDRTMMRAFRFIVENAGNPELKIDDISNEIGMSRSVLYNKVKAITGMTPVDFVRHIRIKKACEMLRKTDNTLSSIAFAVGFTDPKYFSKVFKKGTGIVPTEYRNRTQG is encoded by the coding sequence ATGAAAAGAAAATTATATATCACCCTATTAGGACTGCTCTCTACCATCATGATGGCAGCTGTACCCTACTGCGATGTGAGAAAATTCTCTATCACAGACGGACTCGCTGCCAATACCATCTCAGACCTCAAACAAGGTAAAGACAACCTCATGTGGTTCAGTACATGGAACGGACTGTCGTTCTATGACGGCTACAAGTTTCATACTTTCAGAGACAACCCGGATGATATTGACGTTCTGTCAACCAACCGTATACTGAAAATAGAACCATCCTATAACAACAACGTGTGGTGTATCACATACGACCACAAACTCTACGTATACGATACCCACTTCTGCCGGTTCTTTGCCGTAGGACAGAAATTCAACGAACTGTTCAACATCGACCTGCGCGTGAGCCAGGTATACCCATTGAAAAACGGAGCTACATGGTTTACTTCAGAAGATGGAAAATACATCATCCGATCAATAGGAAAAACCTTTGATGAGCGGAACATAGAACTCATCAAAGTAGGAGAAAAGGGACTCAGAAGCGGAAATGTATGGTACATCCATCAAGATATACACGGAAGAGAATGGGTGCTTACCGACAAAGGCGCATACATATATCATTCGAAAATTCCAAGCAAACTGCCTTTCAAATGGCTCAGAGGGGTGGGAGAAGATGAGTTCCTGGCAACTGAAGACGGTAAACTGGCAAAATATGACCTGCAGAACCGACTCACCATGATACCAATGCCAGAAGGCGTAACCCGTATCAACGGACTGAAAAATACAGGTTACCAGCTTCTGATGGCAACCAACCTGGGTGTAGTAATCTACAACCCGCGCACCTTCAAGTTTGATATCATCAACGTACAGAGCCCGAGTCAGCCTCTGGCAGAGGTAAAGAAGATTTATATCGATGATTTCGGTATGGTATGGGCATTTACAGACGGTATAGGAGTAACCCTTGTCAATCCGAAGACCGGACAGACACAGTGGCTCTTTGCCGACCAGGACGACCCGATGGACCGCACAACCTGCGAAAGCAATTTCATCACACAAGATGAACACAAGACCCTCTGGGTAGTACCAAGAGGAGGAACCTTCAGTTATTTTGACCGCAAGGCAGGAAAACTGGTGCCTTATCTGCTGAGAAGCAATTCATCGGGCAACTACCGCATACCGAAGATTACGAAATATGTACTCTCAGACCAGGGAATCCTCTGGCTGACAGGCTCTCACGACCTGACACAGGTAGTCTTCAAATATCACCCTTACATTATCAACAAGCTGGATGTGGGCGAAGACGAAGTGTTCTCGGTGAATGCATCGCCAGACGGACATATCTGGGCTGGTTATTACAATGGTATAATCCAGGTGCTCAACGCATCCTACCAAAGCATCGGATACCTGTCGCCAAGCGGACAGATTGTGCCACAGCAAGTAAACTTCGCCGAGAAGAGCATCATGTCTATCCACTTCGATATCAAGGGAAGAGCATGGATAGGAACCAACGGAAATGGTGTCTATCTGATAGATAAAATGCAGGTAAGACACTTTGTTTATGATGCCAACAACCCGTCATCGCTGCCGTTCGACAAGATACAAGACATTGTAGCCGACCGCACCGGACGCATCTGGATAGGTACCTACGGAGGTGGGCTGGCACTTGTTAACGAGGCGGCAGACGGCAGTATCAGCTTCATCAGTAAACGAAACGGACTGCCTTGGGAGAAACAGCACTACGACCGCATACGCCGCATCTGCTGCACCACTACGGGAACCATTCTCGTAGGAACTACAGATGGTCTCATCACCTTCAGTGATGCCTTTACAAACGCAAGAAAGATCAATTACCACAAGACCTACTACATACCGAACGATACAACTAGTCTGGCTGCAAACGATATGAACAATATCATGGAGCACACCAGCGGCAAGATGTATATCTCGCAACAGGGCGGTTTGATGGAAGAGATTGTGAGCAAATCGCTCCTGCAAGACAACCTGAAGATGAAATACTTCCATGCCATCGATGTTAACGAAGGCATCGTACAGGGCATGGTAGAAGACAACCAGGGAAGAATCTGGGTAATCAGAGAATCGAGTATCGACTGCGTAAACCCGAAAACGGGCCAGTGCAATGTGTTCGGACCTAACGACTTCGACTTCAACATGTCGTTCTCGCAAAGCCGTCCTTACCACGATCCGGCAAGCAACAACATCTCGGTAGGTACCCCGATGGGACTGATTACCTTCAATCCGGCTACGCTGAAGAAGAGCAACTACCAGCCTAAAGTCATCTTCTGTTCCCTCCATTATAGCGGAGAGAAGGAGTCGGAACCTATCCTGCACAAGGATAAAGTGGTAATTCCTGCCAACAAGCGAAATCTGACCATCAACTTCGCATCGCTCGACTATCAGCGTAAGTATCAGACCAGATATCTCTATCGCATAGATGGTTTTACAGCTCCAGGCGTGTGGATATCAAACGGAAGCAGCAATATCATCGGCTTCAACCGTATCAGTCATGGCGATTACGTACTCAAGGTGAGAGCCACCAACTCTCACGGTGTATGGAGCAAGTATGTGGCAGAACTGCCTATCGAAGTGCGCCCTACCTTCTGGGAGAGCATCTGGGGCAAATTTCTGATGCTGCTTCTGCTCTTCGGTATCGTAGGCGCAATCTTCTATACCTACAACCAGCGCCAGCGCGAGAACGTAACCCACGAGATGAGCGTGATGAAGAACGAGTTCTACAACGATGCTGCCAACCGTCTGAGAACCCCTCTAACGCTCATCGGAGCCCCGGTAAAAACCGTTTTGGATACCGAACCGGGTATCACCCGAAAGGGCAAGGAACTGCTGAGAATGGTAATAGACAATGCCAACGAAATGCTGGTAATGCTGGACAAGGCTCAGAGATACGGCAACAAGGCAGACTTCCGTACGAACAGCGGTCTGAGCGAGGAAGATTACGACCTGACAGAAAGGGAGAAAGAGAACGGACAGATTGACGACCGCAATGCATCCGACTATCTGGAAGAAGTAAATAAACAGAAAGAAGAAAAGGATGAAGAGACTGAACGCCTGGAAGAAATGGGCAAGGAACAGAAAGAAGCACAGGAAGAAACGAAACTCAAAGACCAGACGGTACTGGTAGTTGAAGACAATGCCGACCTGCGCAAGTTCCTCTACAGTATCCTCTCGCCTACCTATAACGTGCTGCTCTCAGAGAACGGAAAGGCCGGTTTAGTGATGGCGCGCAAGGAGATACCAGACTTTATCCTCACGGACGTTACCATGCCTGTGATGGATGGTTTGTCGATGATTCACGAGATCAAGCAGGATACCACCCTCAACAACATCCCAGTGATGATTCTCTCAGCCAAGGCAAGCGTAGAAGACCAGCAGCGAGGTTTTGATGAAGGTGTTGATGCCTATATCACCAAGCCATTCTCTACCCCTTATCTGCTCGGCCGAATAGAGGCTATCCTCACCCAGCGCCGCAACATTCAGATGGATGTCATCAGAAAACTGAAGGAAACTGGCGATAAAGATGCCATAGCAGCCCTGCGAATACTGCCTGCAGCAGCTCCTCTGCCTGCTCTTAACCAGGCTGAAACTAGTACCGAGAACGAAGCGGACGATCCAAACAGCGAGCTGGCATTGATAGCGGCACAGATGCAGGACAGAACCATGATGCGTGCCTTCAGGTTTATTGTTGAAAATGCAGGCAACCCGGAACTCAAGATTGATGACATCTCGAACGAAATCGGTATGAGCCGAAGCGTACTATATAATAAGGTGAAAGCAATAACCGGAATGACACCGGTAGACTTCGTTCGCCATATACGTATCAAGAAGGCATGCGAGATGTTACGCAAGACAGACAATACACTGAGCAGCATCGCCTTCGCAGTAGGTTTCACCGACCCTAAGTATTTCTCGAAGGTATTCAAGAAAGGAACGGGTATCGTGCCTACTGAATACCGAAACAGAACGCAGGGATAG
- a CDS encoding glutathione peroxidase — protein MRTVYEFSVKDRKGKDVSLKEYANEVLLIVNTATKCGFTPQYEELEKLYETYHSQGFEILDFPCNQFGQQAPGTDESIHQFCKLTYGTEFQRYKKIKVNGDDAAPLFKFLKECKGFAGWDESHPLYPVLDKMLSEADPNYKESADIKWNFTKFLVNKKGQVVARFEPTTSFDVIAKAIEEWLNF, from the coding sequence ATGAGAACTGTTTACGAATTTTCTGTTAAAGACAGAAAGGGAAAGGATGTTTCCCTCAAGGAGTATGCCAACGAAGTGCTGCTCATCGTTAACACCGCCACAAAGTGTGGTTTCACCCCTCAGTATGAGGAACTGGAGAAACTTTATGAGACCTATCATTCTCAAGGTTTCGAAATACTTGATTTTCCTTGCAACCAGTTTGGTCAGCAAGCCCCTGGTACAGATGAAAGCATTCATCAGTTCTGCAAGCTTACATACGGCACAGAGTTCCAGCGCTACAAGAAGATCAAGGTAAACGGAGACGATGCTGCCCCTCTCTTCAAATTTCTGAAAGAATGTAAGGGCTTTGCTGGTTGGGACGAGAGCCACCCTCTCTACCCTGTTCTCGACAAGATGTTGAGCGAGGCTGATCCTAACTACAAGGAGAGTGCCGATATCAAGTGGAACTTCACTAAGTTCCTCGTTAACAAGAAGGGTCAGGTTGTAGCCCGCTTCGAGCCTACCACAAGCTTCGATGTCATCGCTAAGGCTATCGAAGAGTGGTTGAACTTCTAA
- a CDS encoding TrpB-like pyridoxal phosphate-dependent enzyme: MRQKKYILSEQELPTQWYNIQADMPNKPLPPLNPQTHQPMNADDLSHVFNKECSKQELDTEHAWIDIPEDVLEKYTFYRSTPLVRAYALEEALGTPAHIYFKNESINPLGSHKINSAIPQCYYCKQEGDTNVTTETGAGQWGAALSYAAKLYGLEAAVYQVKITMQQKPYRSSIMRTFGATVEGSPSMSTRAGKNIITRDPHHPGSLGTAISEAVELATTTPGCKYTLGSVLNHVALHQTIIGLEAEKQMAMAGEYPDQVIACFGGGSNFGGIAFPFLRHNFTGERHTEFIAAEPESCPKLTRGKFEYDFGDEAGYTPLLPMFTLGHDFKPANIHAGGLRYHGAGMIISQLLKDGYLHGVDIPQLESFKSGMLFAQTEGIIPAPESCHAIAATIREALKAKEEGKEKVILFCLSGHGLIDMPSYDSFINGDLHDYSVSDEEIQQFLKDVPKVD, from the coding sequence ATGAGACAGAAAAAGTACATCTTAAGCGAGCAGGAACTTCCTACTCAGTGGTACAACATTCAGGCAGATATGCCTAACAAGCCATTGCCACCGTTGAACCCTCAGACACACCAGCCAATGAATGCTGATGATTTGTCACACGTATTTAATAAGGAGTGCTCAAAGCAGGAACTTGATACAGAGCACGCTTGGATTGATATTCCGGAAGATGTGCTGGAGAAGTACACCTTCTACCGTTCAACCCCTCTTGTACGTGCTTACGCCCTTGAGGAGGCACTCGGTACTCCGGCGCATATCTATTTCAAGAATGAGAGTATCAATCCGTTAGGCTCTCATAAAATCAATTCAGCCATTCCTCAGTGCTACTACTGTAAGCAGGAGGGGGATACCAATGTCACTACAGAGACTGGTGCAGGACAGTGGGGTGCAGCCCTCTCTTATGCAGCAAAACTCTACGGCCTGGAGGCAGCAGTTTATCAGGTAAAGATTACCATGCAGCAGAAACCATACCGTTCCAGCATCATGCGTACGTTTGGAGCCACTGTAGAGGGTTCTCCTTCCATGAGTACACGCGCAGGTAAGAACATTATCACACGTGATCCTCATCATCCTGGTTCGCTCGGTACTGCCATCAGTGAGGCTGTTGAGCTGGCTACAACCACACCGGGCTGTAAGTATACGCTGGGTTCTGTGCTCAATCATGTGGCACTTCACCAGACCATCATCGGTCTAGAGGCAGAGAAGCAGATGGCGATGGCAGGTGAGTATCCTGATCAGGTGATTGCTTGTTTCGGTGGTGGTAGTAACTTTGGTGGTATTGCCTTCCCATTCCTCCGTCACAACTTTACAGGCGAGCGCCATACTGAGTTTATTGCTGCAGAGCCAGAGAGCTGTCCTAAACTGACTCGCGGTAAGTTTGAGTATGATTTCGGTGATGAGGCAGGTTATACTCCATTGCTGCCAATGTTTACTCTGGGTCATGATTTCAAGCCTGCCAACATTCATGCCGGTGGTCTCCGTTATCATGGTGCTGGTATGATTATCTCCCAGCTTCTGAAGGATGGTTATCTGCATGGTGTAGATATCCCTCAGCTGGAGTCATTCAAGTCTGGTATGCTCTTCGCTCAGACCGAGGGTATCATTCCTGCTCCAGAGAGCTGTCATGCGATTGCAGCCACTATACGTGAGGCTCTGAAGGCTAAGGAAGAGGGCAAGGAGAAGGTTATCCTGTTCTGTCTCTCAGGTCATGGTCTTATCGATATGCCGTCTTACGATAGCTTTATCAATGGCGATTTGCACGATTATTCTGTGAGTGATGAAGAAATCCAGCAGTTCCTCAAGGATGTGCCAAAGGTTGACTAA
- the mfd gene encoding transcription-repair coupling factor has translation MEIQKIEKTYGRSPQADALFDLMGKKSVHSIFLQGLLCSSAPMFFASLQGKMRRSVLFVLDDADEAGYFYHDLTQMMGQEKVFFFPSSYRRAVKYGQRDAANEILRTEVLARLSSGGHFLVVTYPDALAELVVAKQNLDERILKLTVGQQIAQTDVVHTLRDFELKETDYVYEPGQFAVRGSILDVYSYSCEYPFRIDFFGDEIDTIRTFDVETQLSQAKRTEIEIVPELAHIESNKQCFLNFLSESTPVVAKDLSFVCDRIGQIYTEGFSSQSLTEQLEGATEVEAERIRHEMKTELNLVSPLDFKKAVAAHLRIEFGKVAPPESSAVIPFNIAPQPLFHKNFNLLCQTLEDFLLQGYTLYILADSQKQQQRLKDIFESEELKRYAIRFTPVDKTLHEGFTDHDKKCCFFTDHQIFDRFHKYNLRSDKARAGKMALTMKELQEMEVGDFIVHVDFGIGKFGGLVRIPTGNSYQEMIRIVYTNNDKVDVSIHSLYKISKYRRSDTGTPPRLSTLGTGAWDKLKDKAKKRIKDIARDLIKLYAQRRREKGFAFSADNYLQHTLEASFLYEDTPDQNKATQEVKKDMESGRPMDRLVCGDVGFGKTEVAIRAAFKAACDSKQVAVLVPTTVLAFQHYQTFKKRLEGMPVRVDYLSRARTTKETREVLDALKEGKIDILIGTHKLISKTVKWHDLGLLVIDEEQKFGVSTKEKLRQLKVNVDTLTMSATPIPRTLQFSLMGARDMSIMRTPPPNRYPIHTELVTFSSEVICDAINFEMSRNGQVYFVCDRISKLPELKMLIEKHIPDCRVAIGHGQMKPEDLEKIIMGFINYDYDVLLSTTIVENGIDISNANTIIVSDAHHFGLSDLHQMRGRVGRSNKKAFCYLMAPPKSALTPEARRRLEALETFSELGSGFNLAMQDLDIRGAGNLLGSEQSGFMEDLGYETYQKILSQAVTELKNEEFCDLYQEKMDEGAQLTGDDFVDDCGIESDLEMYFPQTYVPGDSERMLLYRELDRLESDEEVEAYRKRMIDRFGPVPHEADELMHVVGLRRVGKKLGCEKIILKQGYMQMQFVSNVNSPFYRSQMFNRILAYVTSHIQDCVLKEKFNKRMLRINDVKTVGQAVNLLNQISQIDLGNEKK, from the coding sequence ATGGAAATCCAAAAGATAGAAAAAACATACGGGCGTTCGCCACAGGCGGATGCCCTCTTTGATTTGATGGGGAAGAAGTCGGTTCATTCCATTTTTCTCCAGGGTTTGCTGTGCTCTTCGGCTCCGATGTTCTTTGCTTCTCTGCAGGGGAAGATGAGACGTTCGGTACTCTTTGTACTGGATGATGCCGATGAAGCAGGCTATTTTTATCACGATCTCACTCAGATGATGGGGCAGGAGAAGGTCTTCTTCTTTCCTTCCAGCTATCGGCGTGCCGTGAAATACGGGCAGCGTGATGCAGCGAACGAAATCCTACGTACAGAGGTGCTGGCGCGCCTCTCTTCGGGAGGACATTTCCTGGTAGTCACTTATCCCGATGCACTGGCTGAACTCGTTGTGGCTAAGCAGAATCTGGATGAACGGATTCTGAAACTGACTGTAGGCCAGCAGATTGCTCAGACCGATGTGGTTCATACTCTGCGCGATTTCGAACTCAAAGAAACCGATTATGTTTATGAACCGGGTCAGTTTGCCGTGCGTGGAAGCATCCTCGATGTCTATTCCTACAGCTGCGAATATCCGTTCCGTATCGACTTCTTCGGCGATGAAATTGATACCATCCGTACCTTTGATGTTGAGACCCAGCTCTCGCAGGCGAAGCGCACAGAGATAGAAATCGTGCCCGAACTCGCCCATATCGAGAGCAACAAGCAGTGTTTCCTCAATTTCCTCTCCGAAAGTACGCCAGTCGTGGCGAAAGACCTTTCTTTCGTTTGCGACCGCATCGGTCAGATCTATACCGAAGGCTTCTCATCGCAGAGCCTTACCGAGCAGCTGGAGGGAGCCACTGAGGTGGAGGCAGAGCGCATCAGACATGAGATGAAGACCGAGCTCAACCTCGTTTCTCCGCTCGATTTCAAGAAGGCAGTAGCGGCTCATCTCCGTATCGAGTTCGGCAAGGTCGCTCCGCCAGAGAGTTCGGCTGTGATACCTTTCAATATTGCTCCACAGCCTCTTTTCCATAAGAATTTCAATTTGCTTTGCCAGACTCTGGAGGATTTCCTGCTCCAGGGTTACACCTTATATATATTGGCAGATAGCCAGAAGCAGCAACAGCGCCTGAAGGATATCTTTGAAAGCGAAGAGCTGAAGCGCTACGCCATCCGTTTTACACCGGTAGACAAGACGCTTCATGAAGGCTTTACTGACCATGACAAGAAGTGCTGTTTCTTTACCGATCATCAGATTTTTGACCGTTTTCATAAATATAACCTGCGCTCAGATAAAGCGAGAGCCGGCAAGATGGCACTCACCATGAAGGAACTGCAGGAGATGGAAGTGGGAGATTTTATCGTGCATGTAGACTTCGGTATCGGCAAGTTCGGCGGTCTGGTTAGGATTCCTACGGGCAACAGCTATCAGGAAATGATCCGCATCGTCTATACGAACAATGACAAGGTGGATGTTTCTATCCACTCGCTTTATAAAATCAGCAAATATCGCCGCAGCGATACCGGTACTCCGCCTCGCCTGTCTACACTGGGTACAGGTGCCTGGGATAAACTCAAGGACAAAGCTAAGAAGCGAATCAAGGACATTGCGCGCGACCTGATCAAACTCTATGCCCAGCGCCGACGGGAGAAGGGATTCGCCTTCAGTGCCGACAATTATCTGCAGCATACGCTGGAGGCTTCCTTCCTGTATGAAGATACGCCAGACCAGAATAAGGCTACTCAGGAGGTGAAGAAGGATATGGAGAGCGGCAGACCGATGGACCGTCTGGTTTGTGGCGATGTGGGCTTCGGCAAGACTGAGGTTGCCATCCGTGCAGCCTTCAAGGCTGCGTGCGACAGCAAGCAGGTTGCGGTGCTGGTGCCTACTACCGTTCTGGCTTTCCAGCACTATCAGACTTTCAAAAAGCGTCTGGAAGGCATGCCTGTAAGGGTAGACTATCTCAGTAGAGCCCGTACAACGAAGGAAACCAGAGAGGTGCTTGACGCCCTGAAAGAGGGTAAGATTGATATCCTCATAGGTACGCATAAGCTGATATCAAAGACCGTGAAATGGCATGACCTGGGACTGCTCGTCATCGATGAAGAGCAGAAGTTCGGTGTGTCTACCAAAGAGAAACTCCGTCAGCTCAAGGTAAATGTCGATACACTCACGATGAGTGCCACTCCGATTCCGCGAACCCTCCAGTTCTCTCTGATGGGCGCCCGGGATATGAGTATCATGCGCACTCCGCCACCTAACCGTTATCCGATTCATACCGAACTGGTAACGTTTAGTAGTGAAGTTATCTGCGATGCCATCAATTTTGAGATGAGCCGAAACGGACAGGTTTATTTCGTATGCGACAGAATATCCAAGCTTCCGGAGCTCAAGATGCTCATCGAGAAGCATATCCCAGACTGTAGGGTAGCAATCGGTCACGGACAGATGAAGCCTGAGGATTTGGAGAAAATCATCATGGGCTTTATCAATTACGATTATGATGTACTGCTTTCTACCACTATTGTAGAGAACGGTATCGACATTTCCAATGCCAATACGATTATCGTGAGCGATGCTCATCACTTCGGATTGAGTGACCTGCATCAGATGCGTGGACGCGTAGGAAGAAGCAACAAGAAGGCTTTCTGCTACCTGATGGCGCCACCTAAGAGTGCACTTACTCCTGAGGCGCGTCGCCGTCTGGAGGCTCTGGAGACGTTCAGCGAACTGGGTAGCGGCTTCAATCTCGCCATGCAGGATCTGGATATCCGCGGTGCGGGTAATCTGCTGGGCTCTGAGCAGAGCGGTTTTATGGAAGATCTGGGTTATGAAACCTACCAGAAGATTCTCTCTCAGGCTGTCACAGAGTTGAAGAACGAGGAGTTCTGTGATCTTTATCAGGAGAAGATGGATGAAGGTGCCCAGCTTACGGGTGATGATTTCGTTGACGATTGTGGCATTGAGAGCGATCTGGAGATGTATTTTCCTCAGACTTATGTACCGGGTGACAGTGAGCGCATGCTCCTTTATCGTGAACTGGACCGTTTGGAGAGCGATGAGGAAGTAGAGGCTTACCGCAAGCGTATGATAGACCGTTTTGGTCCTGTGCCTCATGAAGCAGACGAACTGATGCATGTGGTAGGTCTGCGTAGGGTAGGCAAGAAGCTAGGTTGCGAGAAGATTATTCTCAAGCAAGGCTATATGCAGATGCAGTTTGTGAGCAATGTAAACAGTCCGTTCTACAGAAGTCAGATGTTTAACCGCATACTCGCTTACGTTACCAGTCATATTCAAGATTGTGTTCTGAAGGAAAAATTCAACAAGCGAATGCTTCGCATCAATGATGTGAAGACTGTAGGACAGGCTGTAAATCTGTTGAATCAGATATCGCAGATAGATTTAGGTAATGAGAAAAAATAA
- a CDS encoding polyprenol monophosphomannose synthase — MSDSIVIIPTYNEKENIEKIIRAVFGLEKQFDILVIDDGSPDGTAAIVKGLMANEFAGRLHILERSGKLGLGTAYIMGFKWSLKQGYDFIFEMDADFSHDPNDLPRLYAATHDEGYDVAVGSRYISGVNVVNWPIGRVLMSYFASKYVRIVTGFKVNDTTAGFVCYRRKVLETIDLDAIRFKGYAFQIEMKYTAHRIGFKIKEVPVIFVNRREGVSKMSGGIFGEAFFGVMRLRLDGWFKKYPKKD, encoded by the coding sequence ATGAGTGATAGCATAGTAATCATTCCTACATATAATGAGAAGGAAAACATCGAGAAAATCATCCGTGCTGTCTTCGGTCTCGAAAAGCAGTTTGATATCCTCGTTATCGATGACGGAAGTCCTGACGGTACTGCTGCCATTGTTAAGGGCTTGATGGCTAATGAGTTTGCCGGTCGTCTGCATATCCTGGAGCGTTCGGGTAAACTCGGTTTGGGTACAGCCTATATCATGGGCTTCAAATGGTCATTGAAGCAGGGCTATGACTTCATCTTTGAGATGGATGCCGACTTCAGTCATGATCCTAATGATTTGCCTCGTCTCTATGCGGCAACTCACGATGAGGGGTATGATGTGGCTGTAGGCTCAAGATATATTTCGGGTGTGAACGTGGTCAACTGGCCTATCGGACGCGTATTGATGAGCTATTTCGCTTCTAAATACGTACGTATCGTAACAGGATTTAAGGTGAATGATACCACAGCTGGTTTCGTCTGCTACCGACGTAAGGTATTGGAAACCATAGATTTGGATGCTATCCGCTTCAAAGGCTATGCTTTCCAGATAGAGATGAAATATACGGCTCATCGAATAGGTTTCAAGATCAAGGAGGTGCCTGTCATCTTTGTTAACCGTCGTGAAGGTGTGAGCAAGATGAGTGGTGGCATCTTTGGTGAGGCTTTCTTTGGCGTGATGCGACTGCGCCTGGATGGCTGGTTCAAGAAATATCCGAAGAAGGATTAA
- a CDS encoding lysophospholipid acyltransferase family protein, with the protein MKYLYRLYQLVICLPILLVASVLTSLTTVLGCMLGNGHFWGYYPGKYWAWLWVRILLLPVKVEGREHLKKNQSYVFVANHQGAFDIFLIYGFLGRNFKWMMKKGLRKVPLIGIACEYAHHIFVDKSGPSKIRASYDRAREVLKEGMSLVVFPEGARTFTGHMGVFRRGAFMLADELQLPVCPLTINGSFDVKPRMKDIYWAFWHPLKLTIHEPIEPIGKGADNIKNQMNKSYEAIMNGLDKKYQGFVENPDQ; encoded by the coding sequence ATGAAGTACTTATATCGTCTGTATCAACTTGTAATATGCTTGCCTATCCTGTTGGTAGCTAGCGTTTTAACCAGTTTAACTACTGTTTTGGGATGTATGCTGGGCAATGGCCATTTCTGGGGCTATTATCCCGGCAAGTATTGGGCTTGGCTTTGGGTCCGCATCCTCCTTCTGCCTGTAAAAGTGGAGGGACGTGAGCATCTCAAGAAGAACCAGAGTTATGTTTTCGTGGCCAATCATCAGGGCGCTTTCGATATCTTCCTGATATACGGTTTTCTGGGCAGAAACTTCAAGTGGATGATGAAGAAGGGCTTGCGCAAAGTGCCTCTCATCGGTATCGCCTGTGAGTATGCGCACCACATCTTTGTAGACAAGAGCGGACCTTCTAAGATCCGTGCTTCTTATGACCGTGCTCGCGAGGTGCTTAAAGAGGGCATGTCGCTGGTGGTATTCCCTGAAGGTGCCCGCACGTTTACGGGTCACATGGGCGTGTTCCGTCGTGGTGCTTTCATGCTTGCCGATGAACTGCAGTTGCCGGTATGTCCGCTTACCATCAATGGCAGTTTTGATGTGAAGCCTCGCATGAAGGACATCTACTGGGCTTTCTGGCATCCTCTGAAGCTCACCATTCATGAGCCTATCGAGCCGATAGGCAAGGGAGCTGACAATATCAAGAACCAGATGAACAAGAGCTATGAGGCGATCATGAACGGACTTGACAAGAAATATCAGGGTTTTGTAGAGAATCCGGACCAATAA